The Metallosphaera hakonensis JCM 8857 = DSM 7519 genome includes the window AATTATGTCAGTACCTTGAAGCCTTACATCAGCGGGGAAAACTCTGGCGAACCTGGACTTATTGTCATAGAATCCAGACAGATAGAGTACAGTAACGCTAGAGTCTACCCAGACATCGGCCACGTGGGTTAACGGTCTCAAGGGTAATCCACACTGTGGACATTTTCCTACAGGTGGATCAGCCTTGGTCGGATCGATAGGCAAGGAAGAGATGTCAGCTGGGATCAAATGTAAGTTATCGCAGTACCAGAAGGGTAACGGGGTTCCGTATAACCTCTGCCTGCTGATGTTCCAATCCCACTCTATGTTATTTATCCATTCCTCTAATTTTCCAGCCATTCTCTGGGGCTTAAAGTTCATTTTCTTGTATTCCTCAAGCAAACTCCCCTTATGTTGTACGATATCAATGTATACCTGCTCCTTAACTAGGAATTCTATAGGTGAGAGACAATCACTCCTCTCGGTATGGGAGAGGACGTTATGTTTAATTTTCTCGATCTTCCTGAGATATCCCTTTTCCTTCAATAGCTCAACTATCTTACTCTTAGCCTGGTCCACCTTCATACCATCAAGAAATCCCGTACCTCTTATTCTCCCTCTTTCATCAACAAGTTCTGTGACCGGAAGACTATACTTTAACTGCCATCTTATATCCTGGGGATCTCCATACGTGCTTATCATAACGGCTCCGGTCCCGAAGTCCTTTTCAACATCAGGATCCGCAATTATCTCAATTTCTTTATTGAAAAGTGGGAGTATGGCCTTTTTGCCCACTAAATTTTTGTAGCGTTCGTCTTGCGGGTTTACAGCCACTGCTTGAGTTGCTCCAAGAAGCTCAGGACGCGTGGTCGCAATAACTATCTCACCGCCATCCTTTAGAGGGAAGCCTATGTAGGCTAGGATGCCATCCTTTTCTAGATATCCGACTTCGCTTTGTGCCACAGCGGTCTCGCACCTGGGACACCAGTATACGGGACCTTGTCTCATTCTTATCATTCCCTTACTATGCATATCGATTAGGCTTCTTTGGATCACTTTCCTATAATCGGGCTGATAGGTCCTGTATTCGAATTGCTCCCAATTGGGTCTGTATCCTAGTCTGATCATTGCAGACTTCATTTTGCCTATCATGTCCTCAGTCCATTCAACACATTTCTTAAGAAATAGCTCCCTATTCTCCTTAGGTATTCCAAGTTTGTACTGGACTTTGAGTTCTGTTGGCAGACCTTGAGTATCCCATCCTTGGGGAAAGATAAGATTGTGGCCCTGAAGTTTCTTGAACCTAGCCATAGCGTCGGCAATGGTCACCCAATAGGCGTGCCCCATATGTAGCTCTCCGCTTGTAAAGGGTGGAGGAGTATCTATAAAGAACACGGGCTTGGTCGAGTCTTCGTCAAA containing:
- a CDS encoding valine--tRNA ligase — encoded protein: MEEWPKHYNPKEIEPKWQQRWLSQELWEKVFRFDEDSTKPVFFIDTPPPFTSGELHMGHAYWVTIADAMARFKKLQGHNLIFPQGWDTQGLPTELKVQYKLGIPKENRELFLKKCVEWTEDMIGKMKSAMIRLGYRPNWEQFEYRTYQPDYRKVIQRSLIDMHSKGMIRMRQGPVYWCPRCETAVAQSEVGYLEKDGILAYIGFPLKDGGEIVIATTRPELLGATQAVAVNPQDERYKNLVGKKAILPLFNKEIEIIADPDVEKDFGTGAVMISTYGDPQDIRWQLKYSLPVTELVDERGRIRGTGFLDGMKVDQAKSKIVELLKEKGYLRKIEKIKHNVLSHTERSDCLSPIEFLVKEQVYIDIVQHKGSLLEEYKKMNFKPQRMAGKLEEWINNIEWDWNISRQRLYGTPLPFWYCDNLHLIPADISSLPIDPTKADPPVGKCPQCGLPLRPLTHVADVWVDSSVTVLYLSGFYDNKSRFARVFPADVRLQGTDIIRTWLFYTFFRTLMLTGNIPFKKVIVHGQVLGPDGTRMSKSKGNNVSPMDRIDEFGADAIRMTLLDASLGDDFPFKWDTVKGKKLLLQKLWNASRLAYPFIHGRKVEKPKYFHLLDQWILAKHKEFVEKTIQAYENQDFFVVLSMLYNYFWETIADEYLELIKHRLFSEDESAIYTLNRIIKDLIVLIHPIAPHITEEIYSLIFGDRPTILMETLPSVEDLVSDEKAVRLGESVKKFNSLVRTNKVKMRLSMNSQIKVKIEGPKQFLDDIKLVEDDLKKMLKITDITYGESEQINAEITPV